The following coding sequences are from one Paenibacillus tundrae window:
- a CDS encoding zinc dependent phospholipase C family protein, with amino-acid sequence MPWPMVHFAVASRLVANPSPEFLLGSIAPDSIHVRSNITRADKAKTHLMIEEHVFVTDEQLKDYFELNRLQAMQDKRFMDYLCGYISHIYTDRVWTFNIYPPYEALPEGRKIYTQDVTKLEFLILQQDGANEWLDKLKVGRAFDLGGLREHEVYQYREEKLQFLQAPEQEPSEDPSIISLSLVNEFITNTANEIRELYQQSGIMK; translated from the coding sequence ATGCCTTGGCCGATGGTTCATTTTGCCGTTGCATCTCGACTAGTAGCGAATCCATCCCCAGAATTTCTATTAGGCAGTATTGCGCCAGATTCGATTCATGTTAGAAGCAACATCACTAGAGCTGACAAAGCCAAAACACACTTGATGATTGAAGAACATGTATTTGTTACGGATGAGCAACTGAAGGATTATTTTGAACTGAATAGACTACAGGCGATGCAGGATAAACGATTTATGGACTATCTGTGTGGTTATATTTCGCATATTTACACGGATCGGGTCTGGACATTCAATATCTATCCTCCATATGAGGCTCTTCCAGAAGGTAGAAAGATCTACACCCAAGATGTTACGAAGCTGGAATTCCTTATTCTACAGCAGGATGGTGCCAACGAATGGCTAGATAAGCTAAAAGTAGGTCGAGCCTTCGACTTAGGTGGTCTTCGAGAGCATGAAGTCTACCAATATCGAGAGGAGAAACTGCAATTTCTCCAAGCTCCTGAGCAGGAACCATCAGAAGATCCAAGTATTATATCGTTAAGTCTAGTGAATGAGTTTATCACGAATACAGCCAATGAGATTAGGGAGCTATATCAGCAATCGGGAATTATGAAATGA